The proteins below come from a single Chryseobacterium sp. MA9 genomic window:
- a CDS encoding cytochrome-c peroxidase — protein sequence MNKLSKYPILLFLYCAAALFTLYYCKNDKQQPVYEDLGSVKSRIIKTNTDFEKQINKLKALVSKDSDEKLLQEKFQDIRKTYKKMEWAVEYFLPHSARFINGPALPEIEMDEHTEIEPEGLQILEEMVYPYDKANKDEVIRMLNKLINKSNTIETNFQVITISKDQVFDALRQEAFRISSLGISGFDTPVSGVFLQEMPFSLEGIKETLEQISTDRSKDRALKSIIAEINSTVGILKKNTDKNTFDYASFIPDHLNKITTLMLDFKNQEKIPDVEVTTALNKNAATFFAKNAFNPNAFTPGKEYAFSEEKAVLGRQLFNDKILSNNNNRSCATCHIPEKAFTDGLAKSISLENSELARNAPSLNYAGYQHGQFWDMRKDDLEGQSSDVISNKEEMHGDLNVILAKINQDKNYQAAFKKIYHSQKTEVWQLQNVLASYIRSLSKFNSAFDDYMRGNKSAMTDSQKRGFNLFVGKAQCAICHFIPLFNGTVPPNFKKTEQEVLGVAINGDNKTFDNDLGRGKFHETVPSLQHSFKTPTLRNINKTAPYMHNGGYRTLKEVMNFYNKGGGKAFGFKVENQTLSDAPLQLTDKEIDDIIEFMKALDDR from the coding sequence ATGAATAAACTTTCTAAATACCCGATACTTCTTTTCTTATACTGTGCAGCAGCACTTTTTACGCTCTATTATTGTAAAAATGATAAGCAGCAGCCTGTATACGAAGATCTTGGTTCTGTAAAAAGCAGGATTATCAAAACCAATACTGATTTTGAAAAACAGATCAATAAACTGAAAGCCCTTGTTTCTAAAGATTCTGACGAAAAACTTCTTCAGGAAAAATTTCAGGATATCAGAAAAACCTACAAAAAAATGGAATGGGCTGTAGAATACTTCCTTCCCCACTCTGCTAGGTTTATCAATGGTCCTGCCCTTCCTGAAATTGAAATGGATGAACATACAGAAATAGAGCCGGAAGGATTGCAGATTTTGGAAGAGATGGTATACCCCTACGATAAAGCGAATAAGGATGAAGTGATCAGAATGCTCAATAAACTCATCAACAAAAGTAATACTATAGAAACCAATTTTCAGGTCATTACCATCAGTAAAGATCAGGTTTTTGATGCTTTAAGACAGGAAGCATTCAGAATTTCAAGCTTGGGAATTTCAGGTTTTGACACCCCAGTTTCAGGTGTATTTCTGCAGGAAATGCCTTTTTCGCTGGAAGGAATCAAGGAGACATTGGAACAAATTTCCACCGACCGGTCGAAAGACAGGGCATTAAAAAGTATCATTGCAGAAATTAATTCAACCGTTGGAATTCTGAAAAAGAATACAGACAAAAATACGTTTGACTACGCCAGTTTTATCCCTGACCATTTGAATAAAATCACCACTCTGATGCTGGATTTTAAAAATCAGGAAAAAATTCCGGATGTTGAAGTAACGACTGCTTTAAACAAAAATGCAGCTACTTTCTTTGCTAAAAATGCTTTTAACCCTAATGCTTTCACTCCAGGAAAAGAATATGCGTTCTCTGAAGAAAAAGCAGTTCTTGGGCGTCAGCTTTTTAATGATAAAATCCTTTCCAACAACAATAACCGAAGCTGTGCAACATGTCATATTCCTGAGAAAGCATTTACTGACGGGCTTGCAAAATCTATATCTCTGGAAAATTCGGAGCTTGCCAGAAACGCTCCTTCTCTCAACTACGCAGGATATCAGCACGGCCAGTTTTGGGATATGAGAAAGGATGACCTGGAAGGACAAAGTTCGGATGTGATCTCCAACAAAGAAGAAATGCATGGTGATCTGAATGTAATTCTGGCGAAAATTAATCAGGATAAAAACTATCAGGCGGCATTTAAAAAGATTTATCATTCTCAAAAAACCGAGGTGTGGCAGCTTCAGAATGTGCTGGCGAGCTATATCCGTTCTTTGTCAAAATTCAATTCTGCTTTTGATGATTATATGAGGGGAAATAAGTCAGCAATGACGGATAGCCAAAAACGTGGATTCAATCTTTTTGTTGGAAAAGCCCAATGCGCAATATGCCATTTTATTCCATTATTCAATGGTACAGTTCCTCCTAATTTCAAGAAAACCGAACAGGAAGTTTTAGGAGTAGCAATCAACGGAGACAATAAAACATTTGACAATGATCTGGGAAGAGGAAAGTTTCATGAAACAGTGCCTTCATTACAGCATTCCTTCAAAACTCCTACGCTTAGAAACATCAATAAAACAGCTCCTTATATGCATAATGGAGGATACAGAACATTGAAAGAAGTTATGAATTTCTACAACAAAGGTGGTGGAAAAGCTTTTGGATTTAAAGTAGAAAATCAGACACTGTCTGATGCTCCGCTACAGCTTACCGATAAGGAAATAGATGATATTATTGAATTTATGAAAGCGCTGGATGATCGATAA
- a CDS encoding PhoX family protein codes for MKINQTIGALFLAAIVFQSCNDDNNGDSNTPVNDKIKIENFSKEPAFVFGMPGFENLNITTLISSSDVLSGSPDFVFGGQPDGMGIMKDPNSDGYLMITNHEIKQSVSRVYLDKTFKPVKGEYILNGTGGMTRLCSATLATPETHGFSAFLTAGESGEESMVHALNPLAAVSQASDKTRVKPALGKASMENAVPLPKDVSNGKTYIVIGEDQSYSSSHQSAGQLIMYVADTQGDLDNGKLYSLKRTNSNYTETDMTKGSSYDVEFVEIPNAKSLTGAQINQKNIDNNAIRFSRVEDVDYRKGAGKGREIYFTATGESSDGVNPKAGLTMWGRVYKLVLNSNNMLTGKLEVVAEGDSNPGNNLINPDNLCVTENFVYIQEDGDSYYKNANHDSYIWQLNIATKQYKPWLNMKHNRNDSAWQTAYNQSGDLQKFGSWEFGAMVDISDIIGIPNTFSVNIHSHTWQLDKFKNPDGSGINTNKEGGQIVIIRNVEK; via the coding sequence ATGAAAATTAACCAAACTATTGGAGCTCTATTCCTTGCAGCAATTGTTTTTCAAAGCTGTAATGATGATAATAACGGGGACTCCAATACCCCTGTCAATGACAAAATAAAGATTGAAAATTTTTCCAAAGAGCCCGCTTTCGTTTTTGGAATGCCTGGCTTTGAAAATTTAAATATTACCACTCTTATTTCCAGTTCTGATGTTCTTTCAGGTTCTCCCGATTTCGTTTTCGGAGGTCAGCCGGATGGAATGGGAATTATGAAAGATCCGAACTCTGACGGCTATCTGATGATCACCAATCATGAAATCAAGCAGTCTGTATCAAGAGTATATCTGGATAAAACGTTTAAGCCTGTAAAAGGAGAATATATTTTAAATGGAACCGGAGGAATGACAAGATTATGCTCCGCTACATTGGCAACTCCTGAGACTCATGGTTTCAGTGCATTTCTTACTGCCGGAGAATCTGGTGAAGAAAGTATGGTTCATGCTTTGAATCCATTGGCAGCAGTATCTCAGGCATCAGACAAAACAAGAGTAAAACCAGCATTGGGAAAGGCTTCCATGGAAAATGCAGTTCCACTTCCTAAGGATGTTTCCAATGGAAAAACTTACATCGTCATTGGGGAAGACCAGTCTTATTCTTCTTCCCACCAGTCTGCAGGACAATTAATCATGTATGTTGCCGATACACAGGGAGATCTGGATAATGGTAAGTTGTATTCTTTAAAAAGAACCAACAGCAACTATACTGAAACAGATATGACGAAAGGAAGCAGCTACGATGTAGAATTTGTGGAAATTCCAAATGCTAAGAGCCTTACAGGAGCTCAGATCAATCAGAAAAACATTGACAATAATGCTATCCGTTTTTCAAGAGTGGAAGACGTAGATTACAGAAAAGGAGCAGGAAAAGGAAGAGAAATTTACTTTACAGCTACCGGAGAATCTTCTGACGGTGTGAATCCAAAAGCTGGATTAACAATGTGGGGAAGAGTGTACAAACTTGTCTTGAACTCCAATAACATGCTGACAGGAAAACTGGAAGTAGTTGCAGAAGGAGATTCCAATCCGGGAAATAACCTGATCAATCCTGATAACTTATGTGTTACTGAAAACTTTGTATACATCCAGGAAGACGGAGATTCTTATTACAAAAATGCAAACCACGATTCTTATATCTGGCAGCTGAATATTGCTACAAAGCAATATAAACCATGGCTGAATATGAAACATAACAGAAATGATTCTGCTTGGCAGACTGCTTACAATCAGTCCGGAGATCTGCAGAAGTTTGGCTCATGGGAATTCGGAGCAATGGTTGATATTTCTGACATCATTGGAATTCCAAATACATTCTCTGTGAATATTCACTCACATACATGGCAGCTTGATAAATTCAAAAACCCTGATGGCTCCGGAATCAACACCAATAAAGAAGGTGGACAGATTGTAATCATCAGAAACGTAGAAAAATAG
- the alaS gene encoding alanine--tRNA ligase, translating to MTSQEIRQKFLDYFKSKEHLIVPSAPIVLKDDPTLMFSNSGMTQFKDFFLGYKTPTAPRIADTQKCLRVSGKHNDLDDVGRDTYHHTMFEMLGNWSFGDYFKKEAIAFAWELLTEVYGIPKENLYVTIFEGDASENLDRDQDAYDFWKSHISEDRIINGNKKDNFWEMGESGPCGPCSEIHVDLRTPEEKAKVSGLELVNNDHPQVVEVWNLVFMEFNRKADKSLEKLPAQHVDTGMGFERLCMALQGKSSNYDTDVFTPLISKVEELSGKKYTGILEDEKDIAIRVVVDHIRAVSFAIADGQLPSNGGAGYVIRRILRRGISYSYRFLDMKEPFLYKLVAVLQEQMGPFFPELEKQGKLVAEVIKSEEDSFLKTIENGLIRVEKLIQQTIANNQKVLPSEEVFELYDTYGFPDDLTRIIAEEKGLTIDEAGFKAEMEKQKLRSKADSAQKVYDWVNLESKPETFVGYDQIESETYITRYRKVENKDGEFYQVVLSSSPFYPEGGGQVGDKGVLENAVESFEVLETKKENGLIISLINGLPKDAGAVFYAKVNASERKNSQANHSVTHLLHEALREVLGTHVEQKGSYVGPDYLRFDFSHFNKMTEEELALIEEKVNKKIKESIALQEFRNIPIQEALEKGAMALFGEKYGDSVRMIQFGSSKELCGGTHVKNTSEIGHFKITSEGSAAAGIRRIEAISGDKSEEYFNNLEKQIAELSQLLKSKDVVRSIEKLIEENTSLKAEVDALKKEKAKGEIGEWKNAYEQKGNKQLLVKKTSLDAGSVKDIVFQLKREIPSSVTIILSDADGKPMITVGVSDDLAADYQAGAIVKDLAKEIQGGGGGNPGFATAGGKNLEGLENAYQKALNI from the coding sequence ATGACATCACAAGAGATACGTCAAAAATTTTTAGATTATTTCAAAAGTAAGGAACACCTTATCGTTCCTTCAGCTCCAATTGTGCTGAAAGATGATCCTACCCTTATGTTTTCCAACTCCGGAATGACACAATTCAAGGATTTTTTTCTTGGTTACAAAACTCCTACCGCCCCTAGAATTGCCGATACACAAAAGTGTCTGAGAGTTTCAGGGAAGCACAATGACCTGGATGATGTAGGTAGAGATACTTACCACCACACCATGTTTGAGATGTTAGGAAACTGGTCTTTCGGGGATTACTTCAAAAAAGAGGCTATTGCTTTTGCCTGGGAATTACTGACTGAAGTATACGGAATTCCAAAAGAAAATTTATATGTAACGATTTTTGAAGGTGATGCTTCTGAAAATCTGGACAGAGATCAGGATGCTTATGATTTCTGGAAATCTCACATTTCAGAAGACAGAATCATCAACGGAAATAAAAAAGATAATTTCTGGGAAATGGGTGAAAGCGGACCATGCGGACCGTGTTCAGAAATCCATGTTGACTTGAGAACACCGGAAGAAAAAGCGAAAGTTTCAGGACTTGAACTGGTAAATAATGACCACCCCCAAGTTGTAGAAGTATGGAACCTGGTTTTCATGGAGTTCAACAGAAAAGCTGATAAATCTTTAGAGAAGCTTCCTGCTCAGCATGTAGATACAGGAATGGGCTTTGAACGTCTTTGTATGGCGCTTCAAGGGAAGTCTTCCAACTATGACACCGATGTTTTCACCCCACTTATTTCTAAAGTTGAAGAGCTTTCAGGTAAGAAATACACCGGAATTTTAGAAGATGAAAAAGATATTGCGATCCGTGTTGTAGTAGATCACATCAGAGCGGTTTCTTTTGCGATTGCTGACGGACAGCTGCCATCGAACGGTGGTGCTGGTTATGTTATCAGAAGAATTTTAAGAAGAGGAATTTCTTATTCTTACCGATTCCTGGATATGAAAGAACCTTTCCTTTACAAACTGGTTGCTGTTCTGCAGGAGCAGATGGGACCTTTCTTCCCTGAACTTGAAAAGCAGGGAAAATTGGTTGCTGAAGTGATCAAAAGTGAAGAAGATTCATTCTTAAAGACAATTGAAAACGGTCTGATCAGAGTTGAAAAGCTAATTCAGCAGACCATTGCAAATAATCAGAAAGTATTACCAAGCGAAGAAGTTTTTGAGTTGTATGATACTTATGGTTTCCCTGATGATTTAACGCGAATTATTGCTGAAGAAAAAGGGTTAACTATTGATGAAGCAGGATTCAAAGCTGAAATGGAAAAACAGAAGCTTCGTTCAAAAGCAGATTCTGCTCAGAAAGTATATGACTGGGTAAATCTTGAATCAAAGCCTGAAACATTTGTAGGCTACGACCAGATTGAATCTGAAACCTATATTACAAGATACAGAAAAGTAGAAAACAAAGACGGAGAATTTTACCAGGTGGTATTAAGCAGTTCTCCTTTCTATCCTGAAGGAGGTGGACAAGTGGGAGATAAAGGGGTTCTGGAAAATGCTGTTGAAAGTTTTGAAGTACTGGAAACGAAAAAAGAAAACGGATTGATTATTTCGTTAATCAATGGTCTTCCAAAAGATGCAGGTGCTGTTTTCTATGCTAAAGTAAATGCTTCCGAGAGAAAAAATTCTCAGGCTAATCACTCTGTGACTCACCTTCTGCATGAAGCTTTAAGAGAGGTTTTAGGTACTCACGTAGAGCAGAAAGGTTCTTATGTAGGTCCTGATTATCTTCGTTTCGACTTCTCTCATTTCAATAAAATGACTGAGGAAGAACTGGCATTAATTGAAGAAAAAGTAAACAAAAAGATCAAAGAAAGTATTGCTTTACAGGAATTCAGAAATATTCCGATCCAGGAAGCTCTGGAGAAAGGAGCAATGGCTTTGTTTGGTGAAAAATATGGTGACAGTGTGAGAATGATCCAGTTTGGAAGTTCAAAAGAACTTTGCGGAGGAACTCACGTAAAAAACACCAGCGAAATCGGTCATTTCAAAATCACTTCTGAAGGTTCTGCAGCAGCTGGAATCAGAAGAATTGAAGCCATTTCTGGAGATAAATCTGAGGAATATTTCAACAATCTTGAAAAACAGATCGCTGAGCTTTCTCAATTATTAAAGTCTAAAGATGTGGTAAGATCTATCGAAAAACTGATCGAAGAAAATACGTCATTGAAGGCTGAAGTAGATGCTCTTAAAAAAGAAAAAGCAAAAGGAGAAATCGGAGAATGGAAGAATGCTTATGAACAGAAAGGCAATAAGCAGCTTCTTGTAAAGAAAACTTCTCTGGATGCAGGGTCTGTAAAAGATATCGTATTCCAGTTGAAGAGAGAAATTCCTTCTTCAGTAACGATCATTCTTTCTGATGCGGACGGAAAACCAATGATTACCGTTGGAGTTTCTGATGATCTTGCTGCAGATTATCAGGCTGGAGCTATTGTAAAGGATCTTGCAAAAGAAATCCAAGGCGGTGGCGGCGGAAACCCTGGCTTCGCAACAGCTGGTGGTAAAAATCTTGAAGGTCTGGAAAATGCTTACCAAAAAGCTTTGAATATCTAA
- a CDS encoding sigma-70 family RNA polymerase sigma factor — MMKNEILKSWIEQYSGPLLKKALYLLSNKEDAQDVVQEVFLAAYSGYDSFEAKSQPLTWLMAILNRKIADFYRKKYKSEPNIRLDHFFDETGSWKNNDVLNNWDVSGEGDELLDSADFNKTLEECIEELPSRWKILLKMYYIEEKKAPEVSQELEVSTTNLWKILQRSRMQLRECLEFNWFSKS; from the coding sequence ATGATGAAAAATGAAATTCTGAAAAGCTGGATAGAGCAATATTCGGGGCCTCTCCTGAAAAAAGCGCTGTATCTGCTTTCGAATAAAGAAGATGCTCAGGACGTAGTTCAGGAGGTTTTTCTTGCTGCCTATTCGGGATATGATTCTTTTGAAGCGAAAAGCCAGCCTCTCACCTGGCTGATGGCTATTCTGAACAGGAAAATTGCTGATTTTTACAGGAAAAAATATAAATCAGAGCCTAATATCAGACTTGATCATTTTTTTGATGAAACCGGATCATGGAAAAATAATGATGTTTTGAATAACTGGGATGTATCTGGTGAAGGTGATGAACTTTTAGACAGCGCAGATTTTAATAAAACATTGGAGGAATGTATCGAGGAACTGCCCTCCAGATGGAAAATCCTGCTTAAAATGTATTATATAGAAGAAAAAAAAGCACCGGAAGTAAGTCAGGAATTGGAAGTTTCTACGACTAATCTTTGGAAGATTTTGCAAAGAAGCCGTATGCAGCTCAGAGAGTGTCTGGAGTTTAACTGGTTTTCAAAATCATAA
- a CDS encoding DUF417 family protein: MVGTVQESKNQLTRTGYYISLFGAALILLWIGIFKFTPTEASAIRPLVENHFLTFFVYKIMSVQAVSNLIGAIEIIIALLLIFSAKFAVLKKYAGIGMIVTFLVTLSYLFTTPGIWKIVDGVPVTDFFILKDLMLLGFGLMIVQNNK, from the coding sequence ATGGTCGGAACAGTACAGGAATCTAAAAATCAATTGACCCGGACCGGGTATTACATCTCACTCTTCGGAGCAGCTCTTATTTTGCTGTGGATTGGCATTTTCAAATTTACCCCCACAGAAGCTTCAGCAATAAGACCCTTGGTGGAAAACCATTTCCTAACTTTTTTCGTATATAAAATTATGAGCGTCCAGGCAGTGTCAAATCTTATCGGAGCGATAGAAATTATCATTGCATTACTCCTCATATTTAGTGCGAAATTTGCTGTACTGAAGAAGTATGCAGGCATAGGAATGATAGTGACTTTTCTGGTGACATTAAGCTATTTATTTACAACACCGGGGATCTGGAAAATAGTGGATGGAGTGCCTGTGACGGATTTCTTTATTTTAAAAGACCTTATGCTTTTAGGATTTGGATTAATGATCGTTCAAAATAATAAGTAA
- the msrB gene encoding peptide-methionine (R)-S-oxide reductase MsrB, protein MKNILIVLGVILGIAVFAAGSGLFKKNKPNVTEIKKENEKIMDSKNVREIYFAGGCFWGTEHFFQQIRGVVGTEVGYANGNTQNPTYEEVVSHTTGFAETVKVKYDPEQVDLKLLIDLYFKTIDPTSKDQQGNDRGNQYRTGIYFTNKTDEAVVKDEVQKLAKNYNKPLLVETIPLKNFYRAEDYHQDYLDKNPGGYCHIEPGLFEMAKKANPLPKPAYQKQDKKVLKEKLSAEQYNVTQENGTERPFQNEYWNETREGIYVDITTGEPLFVSTDKFESGCGWPSFSKPITKNLIDEKLDRTHGMDRVEVRSKTGDAHLGHVFTDGPQDKGGLRYCINSASLKFIPKAEMESKGYGKYLPLLDKK, encoded by the coding sequence ATGAAAAATATATTAATTGTACTCGGAGTCATTCTGGGTATAGCAGTCTTTGCTGCTGGATCCGGGCTTTTCAAAAAAAATAAGCCAAATGTAACGGAAATAAAAAAAGAAAATGAGAAAATTATGGATAGTAAAAACGTTAGAGAGATTTATTTTGCAGGTGGATGTTTCTGGGGAACAGAACATTTTTTTCAACAAATTCGTGGAGTTGTAGGAACAGAAGTGGGTTATGCCAATGGAAATACCCAAAATCCTACTTATGAAGAGGTGGTAAGTCATACAACAGGCTTTGCTGAAACAGTGAAAGTGAAGTATGATCCCGAGCAGGTAGATCTGAAACTGTTGATTGATTTATATTTTAAAACAATTGATCCTACAAGTAAAGATCAGCAGGGAAATGACAGAGGAAACCAGTACAGAACAGGAATCTATTTTACCAACAAAACAGATGAAGCTGTGGTAAAAGATGAAGTGCAGAAACTGGCGAAAAACTATAACAAACCTTTATTGGTGGAAACAATTCCATTGAAAAATTTCTACAGAGCAGAAGATTATCATCAGGATTATCTGGATAAAAATCCGGGAGGCTACTGTCACATTGAACCGGGACTTTTTGAAATGGCAAAAAAAGCCAACCCGCTTCCAAAGCCAGCCTATCAAAAACAGGATAAAAAAGTTTTAAAAGAAAAATTATCCGCAGAACAATATAATGTTACTCAGGAAAACGGTACAGAAAGACCTTTCCAGAATGAATACTGGAATGAAACCCGTGAAGGAATTTATGTAGATATTACCACTGGAGAACCTTTGTTTGTCTCAACAGATAAATTTGAATCCGGCTGTGGATGGCCAAGTTTCTCAAAACCAATTACAAAAAATCTGATTGACGAAAAACTGGATCGTACCCATGGTATGGATAGAGTAGAAGTAAGAAGTAAAACCGGTGATGCCCATTTGGGACACGTTTTTACAGACGGACCGCAGGATAAAGGTGGACTTCGTTACTGCATCAACAGTGCTTCGCTGAAATTTATTCCTAAAGCGGAAATGGAAAGTAAAGGATACGGAAAATATCTTCCGTTGTTAGATAAAAAGTAA
- a CDS encoding ABC transporter permease — translation MIKLLKLEYYKNLNYKPFKVFTILYFAILIALLFIGLVDFDVFGGTINLKEQGIYNFPEIWNFTTWIVALLKIFLGLIIVFSISQEFSNRMFKQNTIDGLSRKEFITSKLLTISIFTIVSTAIVFGLTIFLGYQYSNTTESTKVFAEIFFIGNYLVKLFTFFCFLMFLSILLRKSVFVFLALFVFWIGEGILTAVEVFYKVKGMQGPQRNEVLQNDFFITHLLPLESMSSLIPNPMMRLNMAKMLGAKYELHYPTESLIACLVWSAIFIFGSYWILRKRDW, via the coding sequence ATGATAAAATTATTAAAACTGGAATACTACAAAAACCTGAACTACAAACCGTTTAAGGTCTTTACGATACTTTATTTCGCCATTCTTATCGCTTTGCTTTTCATCGGATTGGTTGACTTTGATGTTTTTGGAGGAACGATTAATTTAAAGGAACAGGGAATTTATAATTTCCCGGAAATCTGGAACTTCACCACCTGGATTGTTGCTTTATTGAAAATTTTCCTGGGACTGATCATTGTTTTCTCCATTTCACAGGAATTCAGCAACCGAATGTTCAAGCAGAATACTATTGATGGATTGAGCAGAAAGGAATTCATTACTTCAAAACTATTGACGATAAGTATTTTCACTATTGTTTCAACCGCAATTGTATTTGGTCTTACTATATTCTTAGGATATCAGTATTCGAATACAACAGAATCTACAAAGGTTTTTGCAGAAATTTTCTTCATTGGAAATTATCTGGTAAAATTATTTACTTTCTTCTGTTTCTTAATGTTCCTTTCCATTTTACTGAGAAAATCGGTATTTGTATTTCTTGCGCTTTTTGTTTTCTGGATTGGCGAGGGAATCTTAACGGCTGTTGAAGTTTTCTACAAAGTAAAAGGGATGCAGGGTCCGCAAAGAAATGAAGTTCTTCAGAATGACTTCTTCATCACACATCTTTTACCGCTGGAAAGCATGTCCAGCCTTATTCCTAATCCGATGATGAGATTGAATATGGCTAAAATGCTGGGTGCGAAATATGAATTACATTACCCTACAGAAAGTCTTATTGCCTGTCTGGTATGGTCTGCTATTTTTATATTCGGATCATACTGGATTTTGAGAAAAAGGGATTGGTAG
- a CDS encoding ABC transporter ATP-binding protein translates to MEKILSVKNLTKKFKRVVVNNISFDVEKGNVYGLLGPNGSGKSTTFGMLLSTINPTSGDWFWFGKKGTDPETLKKIGAIIEQPNFYPYLSAETNLKIVAEIKKAPYSRIDEVLKTVNLFERRKDTFKTFSLGMKQRLAIASAMLNNPEVMILDEPTNGLDPEGIIQIREIISNIAKQGITIIIASHLLDEIEKICSHVIVLKEGNSIYCGRVDEMTSNNGYFELKADNNTLLLNALNELQWFSSINQEGDLIKAQIRDDASISASVMNQKLAERGIYLSHLTKKKLSLESQFLELVKNTN, encoded by the coding sequence ATGGAAAAGATTTTATCAGTAAAAAATTTGACGAAGAAATTCAAAAGAGTTGTGGTCAACAATATTTCTTTTGATGTCGAAAAAGGAAATGTTTATGGGCTTTTGGGTCCCAATGGAAGTGGAAAATCTACGACTTTCGGGATGCTGCTTTCAACAATCAACCCTACCAGCGGAGACTGGTTCTGGTTTGGTAAGAAAGGAACTGATCCGGAAACTTTAAAAAAGATTGGAGCGATTATCGAGCAGCCCAACTTTTATCCTTATTTAAGTGCGGAAACCAACCTTAAGATTGTAGCAGAAATTAAAAAAGCCCCTTATTCCAGGATTGATGAAGTTCTGAAGACCGTTAATCTGTTTGAAAGGAGAAAAGATACTTTCAAAACTTTTTCTTTGGGAATGAAACAGCGTCTGGCCATCGCTTCGGCTATGCTGAACAATCCTGAAGTAATGATATTAGATGAACCAACCAACGGACTGGACCCTGAAGGAATCATCCAGATCAGAGAAATCATCAGCAATATTGCCAAGCAGGGAATCACGATCATTATTGCCAGCCACCTTCTGGATGAAATTGAAAAAATCTGCAGCCATGTCATTGTACTGAAAGAAGGAAATTCCATTTACTGCGGACGAGTAGACGAAATGACTTCCAACAACGGATACTTTGAACTGAAAGCTGACAATAATACATTACTTTTAAATGCGCTGAACGAGCTTCAATGGTTCTCCTCCATCAATCAGGAAGGCGATCTTATCAAGGCTCAGATCCGTGATGATGCTTCTATTTCGGCTTCGGTAATGAATCAGAAACTGGCAGAGAGGGGAATTTACCTTTCCCATTTGACCAAGAAAAAACTGTCTCTTGAATCTCAATTCCTTGAACTTGTAAAAAACACCAATTAG